One Pseudomonadota bacterium DNA window includes the following coding sequences:
- a CDS encoding bifunctional folylpolyglutamate synthase/dihydrofolate synthase — protein MNYPEAWSFLDNLQFFKIKLGLDSMRAFLKSVGDPQREMKFVHVAGTNGKGSVSANLLTMLSAAGYRTGLYTSPHLTSVRERFRINDAYISEEEFARHASRIRSVLDGKQITYFEFTTALALLWFAERRVDLVILEVGLGGRLDATNVVEPLVGVITNVSMDHEAYLGNTLQEVASEKAGIIKKGVPVVSGVAEDISREVVVETCRAKGAVLYLLGRDFSYLETGNGVWSYHGLNEGRSFSGLPRGLAGGYQTGNSALALAVIDILGDKGFNVPEETIRSSIGKVSWPGRLESFCLTEPLLEKIDCRDVGADPLLFRRYLLDGAHNPAGIEGLAEYLEHLPGKPRLIMVWASMSDKDYGSALRRIALLVDRLIFCRPEEERSATPEELTRALPDAQRGKAVGAESVARALEVARNLATGEDLICVAGSLYLVGAARGLLLGELV, from the coding sequence ATGAATTACCCTGAAGCCTGGTCATTTCTGGATAATCTGCAGTTCTTCAAGATCAAGCTCGGGCTTGATTCGATGCGGGCCTTTCTGAAAAGTGTCGGCGACCCCCAGCGGGAGATGAAGTTTGTCCATGTGGCCGGGACCAACGGCAAGGGGTCGGTGTCGGCGAATCTCCTGACCATGCTCTCTGCGGCCGGTTACAGGACAGGTCTCTATACTTCACCGCATCTCACATCCGTTCGGGAGAGGTTCAGGATCAATGACGCCTATATTTCCGAGGAGGAATTTGCCCGCCATGCCTCCCGGATACGATCGGTGCTGGATGGGAAACAGATCACTTATTTTGAATTCACAACTGCTCTGGCTCTTTTGTGGTTTGCGGAACGCCGGGTGGACCTGGTTATTCTGGAAGTGGGCCTCGGCGGGCGGCTTGATGCCACGAATGTGGTCGAACCACTGGTCGGGGTCATTACCAATGTCTCTATGGATCATGAGGCGTATCTTGGCAACACTCTGCAAGAGGTCGCCTCGGAGAAGGCCGGGATTATCAAAAAGGGGGTGCCCGTTGTTTCAGGGGTAGCCGAGGATATCAGTCGGGAGGTGGTTGTTGAGACCTGTCGGGCGAAAGGGGCGGTGCTGTATCTCCTTGGTCGGGATTTCAGTTACCTGGAAACCGGGAACGGGGTCTGGTCGTATCATGGTCTGAATGAGGGGCGATCTTTTTCCGGTCTGCCCCGCGGGCTGGCCGGCGGATACCAGACCGGGAACAGCGCTCTGGCGCTGGCAGTGATCGATATCCTTGGTGATAAAGGGTTTAACGTCCCGGAGGAGACGATCAGATCTTCAATCGGCAAGGTGAGCTGGCCGGGCAGGTTGGAATCGTTTTGCCTTACTGAACCTTTGCTCGAAAAAATTGATTGTCGTGATGTTGGCGCCGATCCTTTATTGTTCCGCCGTTATCTTCTGGATGGAGCCCATAATCCGGCTGGCATTGAAGGGCTTGCCGAGTATCTGGAGCATCTGCCGGGAAAACCTCGGCTGATTATGGTCTGGGCTTCCATGTCCGACAAGGATTATGGTTCTGCCCTGCGCCGGATCGCCTTGCTGGTTGACAGATTGATCTTTTGCCGGCCGGAGGAGGAGCGCTCTGCCACCCCTGAAGAACTTACCCGGGCATTGCCTGATGCACAGAGAGGGAAGGCGGTAGGTGCGGAAAGTGTTGCCCGGGCTCTCGAAGTCGCCAGAAATCTGGCCACCGGCGAGGACCTGATCTGTGTGGCCGGATCGTTGTACCTTGTCGGCGCCGCAAGGGGACTGCTTCTGGGAGAACTCGTCTGA
- a CDS encoding ATP-dependent helicase, protein MQKTLFPSGRDPFENRHEKFSRNDLNEAQLEAATAMGSPILVIAGAGTGKTRTLVYRMAYLIEQGVPADNILLLTFTRKASQEMTERAGRLIDDQGQRVTGGTFHSVANVLLRRYAHHLGYPANFTILDRSDSEGIINLLKSSMDLGGAGKRFPTRRMICNLFSRSVNKCQDLVQTVDEQYSHLHENLPELEKIRDNYRKFKLEHGLMDYDDLLVNLRKVLAEHDAVRREVADRFHHILVDEYQDTNPIQAEIVKLIAAGRNNVMVVGDDSQSIYSFRGADFRNIMDFPKIFSGTRIVRLEENYRSTQPILAMTNAIIEKAEEKYTKKLFSSIEGKERPVLQGLWDENAQARWVVDRIDELGEKGVPLREIAVLFRSGFHSYKLELELTNRQYVFEKRGGMRLTESAHIKDVLSYLRVVNNPQDNLSWNRILLLLDKVGPQTARKILEEVRNGEDALAAIRDYPGKGSWRPGLLKMVEMLELIGGHGMTPVKMFDTVMEYYQEIFERVYHDDYPTRTRDLEQMRQLVSGYGDLQTLMDDTTLDPPEAAADSGGATDGECLILSTIHSAKGLEWDNVFVINMAAGRFPSCQPFMRDEWEEERRMFYVAATRARKKLFLSYPREVMTFDRQAAAGGISPFLAEIPSSLFDSGTGGGESRGFAAGPAPGNKFRQTAKKKTPDLANLKEGTQVNHSFFGRGTVEKMAGSRSVEVFFPRHGRKTLHLDYARLEVIE, encoded by the coding sequence ATGCAAAAAACGCTTTTTCCATCCGGGCGGGACCCCTTTGAAAACCGGCATGAAAAGTTCAGCCGCAACGACCTGAACGAGGCCCAGCTTGAGGCGGCAACCGCCATGGGCAGCCCGATCCTGGTCATCGCCGGGGCCGGGACCGGCAAAACCAGGACCCTGGTCTACCGGATGGCCTATCTGATCGAACAGGGGGTTCCTGCCGACAATATCCTGCTCCTCACCTTTACCCGAAAAGCGTCCCAGGAGATGACCGAACGGGCCGGGCGGCTGATCGATGATCAGGGGCAGAGGGTTACCGGAGGCACCTTTCATTCGGTGGCCAATGTGCTGCTCCGCCGTTACGCGCACCATCTCGGGTATCCGGCCAATTTCACGATCCTTGACCGGTCGGATTCGGAAGGGATCATCAATCTGCTGAAATCGTCGATGGATCTGGGAGGAGCCGGCAAACGTTTTCCGACCAGGAGAATGATCTGCAATCTTTTTTCCCGGTCAGTCAACAAGTGCCAGGATCTGGTGCAGACCGTTGACGAACAGTACAGCCACCTGCATGAAAATTTGCCCGAACTGGAGAAGATCCGCGACAACTACCGCAAGTTCAAGCTTGAGCATGGCTTGATGGATTATGATGACCTGCTGGTCAACCTGCGCAAGGTCCTGGCGGAACATGATGCGGTGAGGCGTGAGGTCGCCGACCGCTTTCATCATATCCTGGTGGATGAATATCAGGACACGAACCCCATTCAGGCCGAGATCGTGAAACTGATCGCCGCAGGAAGAAACAATGTGATGGTGGTGGGGGACGATTCGCAGTCGATCTACAGTTTCCGGGGCGCCGATTTCAGGAATATCATGGATTTTCCGAAGATTTTTTCCGGGACGCGGATCGTGAGGCTTGAAGAGAATTATCGCAGTACCCAGCCGATCCTGGCGATGACCAATGCCATTATCGAGAAGGCGGAAGAAAAATACACCAAAAAACTTTTCAGCAGTATCGAAGGCAAAGAACGACCTGTTCTCCAGGGCTTATGGGACGAAAACGCCCAGGCCCGCTGGGTGGTCGACCGGATCGATGAGCTGGGTGAGAAAGGTGTTCCGTTGCGCGAGATCGCGGTGCTTTTTCGTTCCGGATTTCATTCCTACAAGCTTGAGCTTGAACTGACCAACCGGCAGTATGTTTTTGAAAAAAGGGGCGGGATGAGGCTCACCGAATCGGCCCATATCAAGGATGTTCTTTCCTATCTGCGGGTGGTCAATAATCCGCAGGACAATCTTTCCTGGAACCGGATTCTGCTCCTCCTCGACAAGGTAGGGCCGCAGACCGCGAGGAAGATTCTCGAAGAAGTCAGGAACGGCGAAGACGCCCTGGCGGCGATCCGGGACTATCCTGGTAAAGGTTCCTGGAGACCCGGGCTTCTGAAGATGGTCGAGATGCTTGAACTGATCGGCGGGCACGGGATGACCCCGGTTAAAATGTTTGACACGGTCATGGAGTACTATCAGGAGATATTCGAAAGGGTCTATCACGATGATTACCCCACCCGGACTAGGGATCTCGAACAGATGCGCCAGCTGGTTTCCGGATACGGCGATCTGCAGACCCTGATGGATGATACCACCCTTGATCCTCCGGAAGCTGCCGCTGATTCAGGCGGCGCCACGGATGGTGAATGTTTGATCCTGTCGACCATCCATTCGGCGAAAGGGCTTGAGTGGGACAACGTCTTTGTGATCAATATGGCGGCCGGGCGCTTTCCCAGCTGTCAGCCGTTTATGCGGGACGAGTGGGAGGAGGAGAGAAGAATGTTTTATGTCGCCGCCACCAGGGCCAGGAAAAAACTTTTTCTCTCTTACCCGCGTGAGGTGATGACCTTCGACCGGCAGGCTGCCGCCGGGGGCATTTCCCCGTTTCTCGCGGAGATTCCTTCTTCCCTATTTGATTCCGGCACCGGTGGTGGAGAGAGTAGAGGGTTTGCAGCCGGACCTGCACCGGGGAATAAGTTTAGGCAAACTGCAAAGAAAAAAACCCCGGACCTGGCGAATCTGAAGGAGGGAACCCAGGTGAATCACTCCTTCTTCGGCCGCGGTACGGTCGAGAAGATGGCCGGCAGCCGGAGTGTGGAGGTTTTTTTTCCGCGGCACGGCAGGAAAACTCTCCACCTCGATTATGCCAGACTGGAAGTGATTGAATAA
- a CDS encoding HNH endonuclease, with protein sequence MSWEDDILFAGVDDDAIRREKSRARELRKSRWWQNRISAGKCEYCGKGVHPKELTMDHVIPLARGGRSEKNNLVPCCKECNSKKKSALPQEWDEYVQGFGDR encoded by the coding sequence ATGAGCTGGGAAGACGATATTCTTTTCGCCGGTGTCGATGATGACGCGATCAGGCGGGAAAAATCCAGAGCCAGGGAACTCAGGAAAAGCAGGTGGTGGCAGAACAGGATATCAGCCGGAAAGTGCGAATACTGTGGAAAGGGGGTTCACCCGAAAGAGCTGACCATGGATCATGTGATTCCCCTGGCCCGAGGGGGGCGCAGCGAGAAAAACAATCTGGTTCCGTGCTGCAAGGAGTGCAACAGCAAAAAGAAATCGGCCCTTCCCCAGGAGTGGGACGAGTATGTCCAGGGTTTTGGGGATCGGTAA
- a CDS encoding sensor histidine kinase, whose translation MVKSSLARRIFRCMLLGGLVPLLSMAFASQYFGKQAIVDSEEGHLGYAMTSRMIWLKEWLHYTKKEFTYAANISCPKKHESYSGHNPFRALHRAVDSLGAGHARYQLLAAYRDDWALEILSVAPPGDSSPSPPPDLKEALSNGEDFVFSSNYTIEDGKVLMPIGKTVLDKNGETFAFIIAKLDITNSIGRILGNTGDLGKSGKLYIVSNEGRYLSSNFGMGSIQGQVGKFPPGFLSDSTGAIHEYQDWRGNTVVGISSLIDESGWVLIAEVDKSEAYHWLYVGISFTIATSLITLLLIFIISSRSANLLAKPMHDLARVARRISEGKFGERMPALPDKESQLLGAAFNQMLDRLALSRKALAHSASMAAVGELSFGIVHEMSNPLTSVKINLQSLARKVADDPTYSEMAKIASQQTARLENMLSDLMNYGRPIQLNPEEIQFKDLAEETVRLLKKEAGSKGIFLHIDDLLDHHSFFGDREYLNRALVNLVSNAIHWSEPECTVTLTGRLLEDDDERFVMSVTDCGPGIKEAQFDRLFQPFFTTRRDGTGLGLANVRKIIEHHGGEVAAENIPGGGARFTIKLPFRGLEI comes from the coding sequence ATGGTCAAATCAAGCTTGGCACGACGGATTTTTCGCTGCATGCTTCTTGGGGGACTCGTACCTCTTCTCAGTATGGCCTTTGCCAGCCAGTACTTCGGCAAACAGGCCATTGTTGATTCAGAAGAGGGACACCTTGGCTATGCCATGACCTCCCGGATGATCTGGCTCAAGGAATGGCTTCATTACACCAAAAAAGAATTCACTTACGCCGCGAATATAAGCTGCCCCAAAAAACATGAATCATATTCCGGGCACAATCCCTTCCGTGCTCTGCATCGGGCTGTCGATTCTCTTGGTGCAGGGCATGCCAGATATCAACTGCTTGCAGCATACCGGGATGACTGGGCACTGGAAATCCTGTCGGTTGCCCCGCCCGGGGACTCTTCTCCCTCCCCGCCACCTGATTTGAAAGAGGCGCTGTCAAACGGAGAGGATTTTGTTTTTTCATCAAATTACACCATCGAAGATGGCAAGGTACTGATGCCCATCGGCAAAACCGTTCTCGACAAAAACGGAGAAACCTTTGCCTTTATCATTGCCAAACTGGATATCACCAACTCCATCGGCAGGATACTCGGCAATACCGGCGACCTTGGCAAAAGCGGAAAACTCTATATCGTCAGCAATGAGGGGCGCTATCTTTCCTCCAATTTCGGGATGGGGTCAATCCAGGGCCAAGTCGGGAAATTCCCCCCCGGGTTTCTCTCGGACAGCACCGGCGCCATTCATGAATATCAAGACTGGCGGGGCAACACGGTGGTAGGCATCTCATCCCTGATTGATGAATCCGGCTGGGTTCTCATCGCCGAGGTGGACAAGAGCGAAGCATATCATTGGCTCTATGTCGGGATCTCATTCACTATTGCGACCAGCCTGATCACGCTGCTCCTGATCTTTATCATTTCTTCCCGAAGCGCCAACCTTCTCGCAAAACCGATGCATGATCTGGCCAGAGTAGCCCGGAGAATCTCGGAAGGAAAATTTGGAGAAAGAATGCCGGCCCTGCCCGACAAAGAATCACAGCTGCTCGGTGCGGCATTCAATCAAATGCTTGACAGACTCGCCCTCTCCCGGAAAGCGCTCGCTCATTCCGCGTCAATGGCTGCTGTCGGAGAACTCTCCTTCGGAATCGTCCACGAGATGAGCAACCCTCTGACCTCAGTCAAAATAAACCTGCAATCTCTCGCCAGAAAAGTAGCTGATGATCCGACCTATTCGGAAATGGCGAAAATCGCCTCCCAGCAGACCGCGCGTCTTGAGAACATGCTTTCCGACCTGATGAACTATGGACGGCCCATTCAGCTGAACCCCGAAGAAATACAGTTTAAAGATCTTGCTGAAGAGACGGTCAGACTCCTGAAAAAAGAAGCCGGCAGCAAGGGAATTTTCCTGCACATTGATGACCTGCTGGATCATCATTCCTTTTTCGGCGACCGGGAATACCTGAACCGCGCCCTGGTCAATCTGGTCAGCAATGCTATTCACTGGTCGGAACCGGAATGTACGGTCACCCTCACCGGGCGCCTGCTCGAAGATGACGATGAACGATTTGTCATGTCGGTTACCGATTGCGGCCCGGGGATCAAAGAGGCGCAGTTTGACCGGCTGTTTCAGCCTTTTTTCACCACCAGGCGTGATGGCACAGGGCTCGGCCTGGCAAATGTCCGGAAAATTATCGAGCATCACGGGGGTGAAGTCGCTGCGGAAAATATTCCCGGTGGCGGAGCCAGATTCACCATAAAACTGCCATTCCGAGGTTTGGAGATATGA
- a CDS encoding ATP-dependent 6-phosphofructokinase → MKRIVISTGGGDAPGLNAVIYAVVNAAHSRDWEVYGSRSGYLGLLDTDELIRLTPEKVQDITPTGGTILGSTNKGNPFAMPVENLAGDVQIRDVSDRVMQNFTRMGFTCHIAIGGDGSLEIAHRFATEKGMPVIGVPKTIDNDLEATQLTFGFDTAVSTATEAIDKIHSTAKSHDRVMVVEVMGRDSGWIALNSGISGGADVILIPEIPFNVPAICRKISDNELHGKHYSIIVVAEGAKAVSSDIIRQDATKCAAGRQEVLLGGIGEWVASQMRLCAKKDTRSLVLGHLQRGGSPTTFDRLLALRFGAAAVRMAENEQFDQMVALVSGEMDAVPLEAAIKQRKKVPADSDKVLTAREIGICFGDE, encoded by the coding sequence ATGAAACGGATAGTGATCTCCACCGGCGGTGGTGATGCCCCGGGGCTGAACGCAGTCATTTATGCAGTAGTCAATGCCGCACACTCCAGAGACTGGGAGGTCTATGGCAGCCGCAGCGGCTACCTCGGCCTGCTCGACACCGACGAACTGATCAGGCTCACCCCGGAAAAAGTCCAGGATATCACCCCGACCGGCGGGACCATCCTCGGCTCAACCAACAAGGGGAACCCCTTTGCCATGCCCGTTGAAAACCTGGCGGGAGATGTCCAGATCAGGGATGTCTCCGACCGGGTCATGCAGAACTTCACCAGAATGGGCTTCACTTGCCATATCGCCATTGGTGGTGACGGCAGTCTCGAAATCGCCCATCGTTTCGCCACCGAAAAAGGGATGCCGGTGATCGGGGTGCCCAAGACGATCGATAACGATCTTGAAGCAACCCAGCTGACCTTCGGATTCGATACCGCTGTCTCGACAGCTACCGAGGCCATCGACAAGATCCACTCCACCGCCAAATCTCATGACCGGGTGATGGTGGTCGAGGTCATGGGCCGGGATTCCGGCTGGATAGCCCTGAATTCCGGGATCTCCGGCGGCGCGGACGTGATCCTGATCCCGGAGATTCCATTCAACGTCCCCGCCATCTGCCGAAAGATCAGCGATAACGAACTGCATGGCAAACATTATTCAATCATCGTTGTAGCCGAAGGAGCCAAGGCGGTTTCGTCGGACATTATCCGTCAGGACGCCACCAAGTGTGCCGCCGGTCGCCAGGAGGTTCTGCTGGGAGGAATCGGCGAATGGGTCGCATCCCAGATGAGACTCTGCGCAAAAAAAGATACCCGGTCACTGGTTCTCGGTCATCTCCAGCGCGGCGGCTCCCCTACCACCTTCGACCGCCTTCTTGCCTTACGTTTTGGTGCAGCGGCAGTCAGGATGGCGGAAAATGAACAGTTTGACCAGATGGTTGCACTGGTAAGCGGTGAAATGGATGCAGTGCCCCTGGAGGCGGCCATCAAACAGAGAAAAAAAGTCCCCGCCGACAGTGACAAAGTCCTGACCGCACGTGAAATCGGGATCTGTTTCGGTGATGAATAG
- the amrB gene encoding AmmeMemoRadiSam system protein B encodes MSGHPKRTFCEWIVSLLVLALVAVPVQAATVRDPVWAGSFYPGESKALEDSITRLTEQAAETVITPPTGKILKALVMPHAGYIYSGWTAAHVSHVLQKGSFSRVVLIGPDHRVGIAEAAVSDAELFRTPLGFIRIDKSAAILRNQSDLFRVVAATDQAEHSLEVILPFLQQYLGGFDLVPIVLGRSNVQRVADAIADILDDKTLLVISSDLSHYLPYQEAVARDRLTLDQLMGLDDQGLAAGENKACGIEGLKVLIALAKKFGWQPKLLHYSNSGDTAGDRNRVVGYAALAFYGEDAMASELTAAQISPEQGALLVKLARKTIVEKLGFKADPAVESLLDKGLADPVFKTRRGVFVTLHKNSQLRGCIGSLTGSSSIVEGVKRNALNAAFADHRFRPVTADELDAIEMEVSVLTEPEPFHYKTAQELIDGVRPKIDGLIIRKGIHSATFLPQVWDQLPEPEAFLSHLCQKAGLAPDEWKRGELEVLTYQVQYFAEEK; translated from the coding sequence ATGTCCGGGCATCCGAAGAGAACTTTCTGCGAATGGATTGTCAGTCTGCTTGTCCTTGCCCTTGTTGCTGTACCTGTACAGGCGGCAACAGTCAGGGATCCGGTATGGGCGGGCAGTTTTTATCCCGGAGAGAGCAAGGCGCTCGAGGATTCCATCACCCGGCTTACTGAACAGGCTGCAGAAACCGTAATCACTCCGCCCACCGGCAAAATCCTGAAAGCGCTGGTCATGCCCCATGCAGGGTACATCTATTCCGGCTGGACCGCCGCCCATGTCTCCCACGTTCTACAGAAGGGATCTTTTTCCAGAGTGGTTCTGATCGGCCCTGACCACCGGGTCGGGATTGCCGAAGCGGCCGTCAGTGACGCTGAGCTTTTCCGGACCCCGCTCGGTTTTATCAGAATCGACAAAAGCGCTGCAATCCTGCGGAACCAGTCTGATCTGTTCCGGGTTGTTGCGGCCACCGACCAGGCCGAGCATTCCCTCGAGGTCATCCTGCCTTTTCTCCAGCAGTATCTCGGCGGGTTTGATCTGGTGCCGATCGTTCTTGGGAGAAGTAACGTGCAAAGGGTCGCGGATGCGATCGCCGATATTCTTGACGACAAAACCCTGCTGGTGATCAGTTCCGATCTTTCCCATTACCTGCCCTATCAGGAGGCGGTTGCCAGAGACCGGCTGACCCTTGATCAGCTCATGGGTCTTGATGATCAAGGTTTGGCTGCCGGTGAGAACAAGGCCTGTGGTATTGAGGGGTTGAAGGTTCTCATTGCGCTGGCAAAAAAATTCGGCTGGCAGCCGAAATTGCTGCATTATTCAAACAGCGGAGATACCGCGGGCGACCGGAACAGAGTGGTCGGGTATGCCGCACTTGCCTTTTATGGAGAAGACGCGATGGCCTCTGAACTTACTGCCGCTCAAATCAGCCCTGAGCAAGGGGCACTCCTGGTGAAACTTGCCCGGAAAACCATTGTTGAGAAGCTCGGGTTTAAAGCTGATCCTGCAGTCGAGAGCCTTCTTGACAAAGGTCTGGCCGATCCGGTGTTTAAAACCAGAAGAGGGGTGTTTGTCACTCTTCATAAAAACAGCCAGCTTCGGGGATGTATCGGCAGTCTGACCGGATCTTCTTCAATCGTCGAGGGGGTAAAGCGCAACGCCCTGAACGCAGCCTTTGCCGACCACCGGTTCCGCCCGGTGACCGCAGATGAACTGGATGCGATTGAGATGGAGGTGAGCGTTCTTACCGAGCCGGAACCGTTCCACTATAAAACCGCCCAGGAGCTTATTGACGGAGTCCGCCCGAAAATTGATGGTCTGATCATTCGCAAAGGGATCCATTCGGCGACCTTTCTTCCCCAGGTATGGGACCAGTTGCCCGAACCTGAAGCCTTTCTGTCCCATCTCTGTCAAAAGGCGGGGCTCGCCCCGGATGAATGGAAGCGGGGGGAATTGGAAGTGCTGACCTACCAGGTGCAGTATTTTGCCGAGGAAAAATGA
- a CDS encoding transcriptional repressor, with product MGNEAKNKIVRQTSQRKVILEELCKVTSHPTAAEVYTMVRKRLPRVSLGTVYRNLELLNECGTIQKLDFGEPHKRFDGNSEPHYHINCVECGRVDDVHMPMDKQLEDKAIGSTGYRITGHHVSFSGVCPKCMRASANG from the coding sequence ATGGGAAACGAAGCAAAAAATAAAATCGTCCGCCAGACCAGCCAAAGAAAAGTCATTCTTGAGGAACTCTGCAAGGTAACATCCCATCCGACCGCCGCCGAAGTCTACACGATGGTCAGAAAAAGATTGCCACGGGTCAGCCTCGGCACCGTTTACCGTAACCTCGAACTGCTGAACGAATGCGGGACTATCCAGAAACTCGATTTCGGCGAACCGCACAAACGGTTCGACGGCAATTCAGAACCACATTACCATATCAATTGCGTGGAGTGCGGACGGGTTGACGATGTACATATGCCCATGGACAAACAGCTTGAAGATAAGGCCATTGGTTCGACCGGCTACCGGATTACCGGGCACCATGTATCATTTTCAGGGGTCTGTCCGAAATGCATGAGGGCTTCTGCCAACGGCTGA
- a CDS encoding IscA/HesB family protein, translating into MLEVTELAISNLKAYMEQNNVDSALRVALMQGGUAGPSLGLALDEPKENDTKVEESDLTFLVDNDLMASCGEIKIDFIESGMRSGFSISSKIPVAGSGGGCSSGSCGSGSCG; encoded by the coding sequence ATGCTGGAAGTTACAGAACTGGCAATTTCAAACCTCAAGGCCTACATGGAGCAGAACAATGTTGACTCTGCCCTGCGTGTGGCCCTGATGCAGGGCGGCTGAGCTGGCCCATCACTGGGATTGGCTCTGGATGAGCCAAAAGAAAACGATACCAAAGTTGAAGAGAGTGACCTCACGTTTCTGGTCGACAATGATCTCATGGCTTCCTGCGGCGAGATCAAGATCGATTTTATTGAGAGCGGAATGAGATCCGGTTTTTCCATCTCTTCCAAGATTCCCGTTGCCGGTTCCGGCGGCGGATGCAGCAGCGGTTCCTGCGGTTCCGGCAGCTGCGGCTGA
- a CDS encoding response regulator has protein sequence MNTKSVLIVDDDMVLCRTLEIQLELAGHSARSTFTGDGGIFIARHWQPDLVLLDINLPDQSGFTVLPKIRKESTGTKIIMMSACSHQEFARMHVHPGEIGFLKKPLDLGALLKILHTP, from the coding sequence GTGAATACAAAATCTGTTCTGATCGTAGACGACGACATGGTCTTATGCCGGACCCTGGAAATCCAACTGGAACTTGCCGGTCATTCAGCCCGCTCAACATTTACCGGTGACGGCGGGATATTCATTGCCAGGCATTGGCAACCGGATCTCGTGCTGCTGGATATCAATCTGCCCGATCAGAGCGGATTCACCGTACTGCCCAAGATCCGGAAAGAATCGACCGGAACAAAAATCATCATGATGTCAGCCTGTTCCCACCAGGAGTTTGCGAGAATGCATGTTCACCCAGGGGAGATTGGTTTTCTGAAAAAACCTCTGGATCTGGGTGCACTCCTGAAAATATTGCATACACCTTAA
- a CDS encoding sigma-54 dependent transcriptional regulator — protein sequence MSNVLIVDDDRALCRTLEIHLGRAGHTTFSGFDISTGKQLLDSSSPDLVLLDVNLPDANGLEALPSFLQSQNRPSVIIMTGNPDNKSVVEAMRAGAFDYIRKPIDLDDVLLMFEKVERHRAAVPAAGSKQEPTGQVSTNDDMIGSHPAVLEVHKLLGLLSRSRISVLIQGETGTGKELAARILHQAGAAGHPFVAINCSAVVPTLLESEFFGHEKGAFTGADSQKIGKLEFAKEGTVFLDEIGDLPLDLQGKLLRVIQEEEFVRVGGLSPIPLKARVVSATHCDLQKMVRDGSFRQDLFYRLAVSTISMPPLRERRSDIPLLVPGLLKKVGARLNQPPLSIDDKAMAELISHDWPGNVRELENILTRAAALAKSQVISNHDLNFSLDDQASGENCFHPITLKDAERIHIEKTLLANGWNISKAARLLDVSPTTLRKKISDFQLTP from the coding sequence ATGAGTAACGTCCTGATAGTCGATGACGACCGCGCTTTGTGCAGAACCCTGGAAATTCATCTCGGCCGGGCAGGCCACACCACTTTTTCCGGTTTTGATATCTCAACCGGGAAACAATTGCTTGATTCATCCAGCCCGGACCTCGTCCTGCTGGATGTGAATCTCCCGGATGCGAACGGTCTGGAAGCGCTGCCCTCTTTCCTGCAAAGCCAAAACCGCCCGTCGGTCATCATCATGACCGGAAATCCTGACAACAAGAGTGTTGTTGAAGCCATGCGGGCCGGGGCTTTTGATTACATCAGAAAACCGATTGATCTTGATGACGTCCTGCTCATGTTCGAGAAGGTGGAAAGACACCGTGCAGCCGTTCCAGCCGCCGGCAGCAAACAGGAGCCGACCGGTCAGGTTTCGACAAATGATGACATGATCGGTTCACACCCCGCCGTACTGGAAGTCCACAAACTTCTCGGCCTGCTGTCCAGAAGCAGGATCAGCGTTCTGATTCAGGGAGAAACAGGTACCGGCAAGGAACTGGCTGCCCGGATCCTTCATCAGGCAGGAGCTGCTGGCCACCCTTTTGTGGCAATCAACTGCTCAGCCGTGGTTCCGACTTTGCTGGAAAGCGAATTTTTCGGTCATGAAAAGGGAGCTTTTACCGGCGCGGATTCACAAAAGATCGGCAAGCTCGAATTTGCCAAAGAAGGCACCGTATTTCTTGACGAGATCGGGGACCTGCCGCTGGACCTGCAGGGAAAACTGCTGCGGGTGATTCAGGAAGAGGAATTTGTCCGGGTTGGCGGACTCTCGCCGATTCCGTTAAAAGCCAGAGTGGTTTCCGCAACCCACTGCGATTTACAGAAGATGGTCAGGGACGGCAGTTTCCGCCAGGACCTTTTTTATCGGCTTGCGGTTTCAACGATTTCCATGCCCCCCTTGCGGGAGCGCAGATCGGACATTCCCCTTCTGGTCCCGGGGCTTCTGAAAAAGGTCGGCGCCAGGTTGAATCAGCCACCACTCTCCATTGACGACAAAGCAATGGCCGAATTGATCAGTCATGACTGGCCAGGTAATGTCCGCGAACTGGAAAATATTTTAACCAGAGCGGCAGCCCTTGCCAAAAGTCAGGTCATCAGCAACCATGATCTGAATTTTTCCCTTGACGATCAAGCCTCCGGAGAAAATTGTTTCCACCCGATCACCTTGAAAGATGCCGAAAGAATTCATATTGAGAAAACACTCCTGGCAAATGGTTGGAACATAAGCAAGGCGGCACGCCTTCTGGATGTCTCACCCACCACCCTCCGCAAAAAGATCTCCGACTTTCAACTGACCCCCTAA